In Pedobacter heparinus DSM 2366, the following are encoded in one genomic region:
- a CDS encoding inorganic diphosphatase, with amino-acid sequence MSKDDHHPWHSVSPGDNLPEIVNAIIEIPKGSKAKYEIDKDSNLIKLDRVLFSSVMYPANYGFIPQTYCDDNDPLDILVLCSVDVYPMTIIEAKVIGVMHMVDNGEQDDKIIAVAKNDMSVNYINDLAELPPHTMKEIVKFFQDYKALEEKKVTIEHLLGVRYAHKVIQESIELYDKKFRNRS; translated from the coding sequence ATGAGTAAAGACGACCATCACCCTTGGCACAGTGTTTCTCCGGGCGATAACCTGCCGGAGATTGTGAATGCCATTATTGAAATTCCTAAAGGATCAAAAGCGAAGTACGAAATTGATAAGGATTCCAATCTGATTAAACTAGACCGTGTGCTGTTTTCTTCAGTGATGTATCCTGCAAATTATGGATTTATCCCGCAAACTTATTGCGATGACAATGACCCATTGGACATCCTGGTACTGTGTTCTGTGGATGTTTACCCAATGACCATTATCGAAGCCAAGGTAATTGGCGTGATGCACATGGTAGACAACGGAGAACAGGATGACAAGATCATTGCTGTGGCCAAGAACGACATGTCGGTTAATTACATTAATGATCTTGCCGAACTGCCTCCGCATACGATGAAAGAAATCGTAAAGTTTTTTCAGGATTACAAGGCATTAGAAGAAAAGAAAGTAACAATTGAACATTTACTGGGTGTACGTTATGCCCATAAAGTGATACAGGAAAGTATAGAGCTGTACGACAAGAAGTTTAGAAACAGATCTTAA